A single Tindallia californiensis DNA region contains:
- the lpdA gene encoding dihydrolipoyl dehydrogenase, with translation MKLVILGGGPGGYAAAIRGAQLGAEVTIIEERKIGGVCLNTGCIPTKTLLRAARWLHEQEKMEAYGIDVQMKLDFGELMQRKKEVVEQLTANVEMLLAAHRISTIAGRGIVKNSQTVKVATEEGVQDISFDKLILATGSRPMMPPVSGLDLPQVVDSTGALSFKEIPKRLTILGGGVIAVEFAILFEALGSKVTMMEMLPTILPREDELVQEAMTEILRQRGINVYTDATLKKVEKAGDGLKLTATGVGIPEFLETKNLLVATGRQPNVEGIGLETLGIKVHNKAVEINEYLETNVSGIYAIGDLTAKMMLAHTAAHQGLLAAENAMGQTNKMDYRSIPGGLYTFPEAASVGITEQEARKTRGDIKVGLFPYEALGKALADYEMEGFIKIIATAETNEILGVHILGDRATDLIAEGALAIGMEACLEEVAHQVHGHPTFNEGMGEAAMAALGLPLHLFPK, from the coding sequence ATGAAACTGGTAATTCTGGGCGGCGGTCCCGGTGGCTATGCAGCGGCTATACGAGGGGCCCAGCTAGGTGCAGAAGTCACCATAATAGAAGAAAGAAAAATAGGCGGTGTATGCCTTAATACAGGGTGCATTCCTACAAAAACTCTGCTGAGAGCAGCTCGATGGCTCCATGAACAGGAAAAAATGGAAGCTTATGGAATCGATGTTCAGATGAAACTTGATTTTGGAGAATTGATGCAACGAAAAAAAGAAGTGGTTGAGCAGCTTACCGCTAATGTGGAAATGCTCCTGGCGGCTCATCGGATCAGTACCATTGCTGGAAGAGGGATTGTTAAAAATAGCCAGACAGTGAAGGTAGCTACAGAAGAGGGTGTTCAGGATATTTCTTTTGATAAACTAATACTGGCAACAGGATCACGGCCAATGATGCCTCCTGTTTCTGGTTTGGATTTGCCACAGGTAGTAGACAGTACCGGGGCTCTTTCCTTTAAAGAAATACCGAAAAGGCTTACTATACTGGGTGGCGGTGTTATCGCTGTAGAATTTGCTATTTTATTTGAAGCATTGGGCAGTAAAGTAACCATGATGGAAATGCTTCCCACCATATTACCCAGAGAAGATGAATTGGTGCAGGAAGCGATGACAGAAATTTTGAGACAACGTGGTATTAACGTATACACCGATGCAACATTGAAAAAAGTGGAAAAAGCTGGCGATGGATTGAAACTGACAGCCACAGGAGTAGGGATACCAGAATTTCTTGAAACGAAGAATCTTCTGGTGGCAACAGGTCGTCAGCCAAATGTAGAAGGAATTGGACTGGAAACCTTGGGGATTAAGGTCCATAACAAGGCAGTGGAAATCAATGAATATCTGGAGACCAATGTCTCTGGTATTTACGCCATAGGTGACCTTACGGCTAAAATGATGCTGGCCCATACGGCAGCTCATCAAGGTTTGTTGGCAGCTGAGAATGCCATGGGGCAGACTAATAAAATGGACTATCGAAGCATTCCAGGTGGCTTATATACATTCCCTGAGGCAGCTAGTGTTGGAATAACAGAACAGGAAGCTCGGAAGACGAGAGGTGATATAAAGGTAGGTTTGTTCCCTTATGAAGCTTTGGGAAAAGCGTTAGCGGACTATGAAATGGAAGGATTTATTAAAATTATTGCAACGGCAGAAACAAATGAAATTCTCGGTGTGCATATCCTGGGCGACCGGGCAACGGACCTTATTGCCGAAGGTGCTCTGGCTATTGGAATGGAAGCTTGCCTGGAAGAGGTGGCTCACCAGGTGCACGGGCACCCCACCTTTAATGAAGGAATGGGTGAAGCGGCTATGGCTGCCTTGGGATTACCATTGCATCTGTTTCCGAAGTAA
- a CDS encoding dihydrolipoamide acetyltransferase family protein → MAVKIVMPKLGLTMKEGTVSKWLKQEGESVKKGEPLFEVSTDKINNEIESPGNGILRKIVAPAEAKVPVSALLGIIAEADENISDIETEMPANQQKPDKKAVPAAKPAAAARRSDDKIRVSPVAKKLAEEKGIPLENIEGTGPKGRITKEDVENYQLPVSDEVQEQDGDIQGVPLEGLREVIAERLQESWQQAPHVTITREVDVSALKALKEKIKNDRNQKVSFTDLLAILTTKALQKHPDLNAQFADGLLYRHQGVHLGIAVALENGLMVPVVKNADRKSISEIHDEMRELAQKAKFNRLESDELSGATFTITNLGMEGVDVFTPIINPPECAILGVGRMVDKPVFVGDELLRRPMMWLSLSFDHRIVDGQAAARFMTTLNQSIEEPGMALV, encoded by the coding sequence ATGGCTGTAAAAATTGTTATGCCAAAACTGGGTCTAACAATGAAAGAAGGGACCGTAAGTAAATGGTTAAAACAAGAGGGAGAGTCCGTCAAAAAAGGTGAACCTCTTTTTGAAGTGTCAACGGATAAGATTAACAACGAAATAGAATCTCCCGGTAATGGGATTCTTAGAAAAATTGTAGCGCCGGCAGAAGCGAAAGTACCTGTATCAGCCCTTTTAGGAATTATTGCAGAAGCGGATGAGAATATTTCTGATATCGAAACAGAAATGCCTGCAAATCAACAAAAACCAGACAAAAAAGCAGTGCCAGCGGCAAAACCTGCAGCGGCAGCCCGTCGTTCTGACGATAAAATTCGTGTGTCTCCGGTGGCAAAGAAGCTGGCGGAAGAAAAAGGAATTCCGTTGGAAAACATCGAAGGAACAGGCCCCAAAGGCAGAATTACGAAAGAAGATGTAGAAAACTACCAACTACCTGTTTCTGATGAGGTTCAGGAACAAGATGGAGATATTCAAGGTGTACCACTAGAAGGCCTTCGGGAAGTGATTGCAGAACGTTTACAGGAAAGTTGGCAGCAGGCGCCTCACGTGACCATTACCCGGGAAGTAGATGTCAGTGCATTAAAAGCGTTAAAGGAAAAGATTAAGAATGATCGAAATCAGAAAGTTTCTTTTACGGATTTATTGGCGATATTAACAACAAAAGCTTTGCAAAAACACCCCGATCTGAACGCTCAGTTTGCGGACGGATTATTATATCGGCATCAAGGCGTACATCTTGGCATTGCTGTTGCTTTAGAAAATGGACTAATGGTGCCGGTAGTAAAAAATGCAGATAGAAAAAGCATTAGTGAAATACATGATGAGATGAGAGAGTTGGCACAGAAAGCAAAATTTAACCGTCTGGAGTCTGACGAACTATCCGGTGCAACCTTTACCATTACAAATCTTGGAATGGAAGGTGTCGATGTCTTTACCCCCATTATCAATCCTCCTGAATGTGCTATTTTGGGCGTGGGGCGAATGGTAGATAAGCCGGTTTTTGTAGGGGATGAGCTATTAAGACGTCCGATGATGTGGCTTTCTCTGTCTTTTGACCATCGGATTGTAGATGGCCAGGCAGCGGCGAGGTTTATGACAACGCTGAATCAGTCCATCGAAGAACCCGGCATGGCGCTGGTTTAG
- a CDS encoding ATP-NAD kinase family protein: protein MASIGIIANPASGRDIRRLVAYGTVIDNQEKINIVERLILGALAVNVDHIYIMPDSYGLGDQAICKLRHKIDTQRVSVLDMPIDGTQIDSGNAATMMESIGVKVIITMGGDGTNRAVTKGSMNIPLIPISTGTNNVFPQFIEGTVAGLVAGLMAKNSELQQGVEQHKKLDIFKNDVLVEHALVDAVTSKEIFIGSRAIWDLENVSEVFLTRAQPHNIGLSALGGFLDPLDPLESEGLRLTLGKGGGAILAPIAPGLIRKVSIEKSSRILPDQKMTICKTPGVIALDGEREVEIGRKDTASIMLNLEGPRVVNLQKVMKLSTARNLMIYDKELIQWL from the coding sequence ATGGCAAGCATAGGAATTATAGCTAATCCGGCTTCTGGCAGGGATATACGCCGGCTGGTGGCCTATGGTACTGTCATTGATAATCAGGAAAAAATCAATATTGTCGAGCGGCTGATTCTTGGAGCCCTGGCCGTGAATGTTGATCATATTTATATAATGCCGGACAGTTACGGCCTTGGAGATCAGGCCATTTGCAAACTTCGACACAAGATTGATACCCAGCGGGTATCTGTTTTGGATATGCCCATTGATGGAACACAGATAGATTCCGGCAATGCGGCTACTATGATGGAGTCTATAGGAGTTAAGGTAATCATCACCATGGGTGGCGATGGCACCAATCGAGCTGTTACAAAGGGAAGCATGAATATTCCATTGATACCAATTTCAACCGGAACCAACAACGTTTTTCCCCAGTTTATTGAGGGCACTGTGGCTGGATTAGTAGCAGGATTAATGGCAAAAAACTCGGAGCTTCAACAGGGTGTTGAACAGCATAAAAAGCTGGACATTTTCAAAAATGATGTATTGGTAGAGCATGCACTGGTGGATGCTGTAACCTCAAAAGAAATATTTATTGGCAGCAGGGCGATTTGGGATTTAGAAAATGTATCGGAAGTATTCTTAACCCGTGCCCAGCCGCATAACATTGGTTTATCCGCCTTGGGTGGATTCTTGGACCCCTTGGATCCTTTGGAATCGGAAGGACTAAGGCTGACATTAGGCAAAGGAGGTGGGGCGATACTGGCTCCTATTGCCCCTGGCTTAATAAGGAAGGTTTCTATTGAAAAAAGCAGTCGGATCTTGCCAGACCAAAAAATGACCATCTGTAAAACGCCAGGTGTTATTGCACTAGATGGCGAAAGAGAAGTAGAAATAGGTAGGAAGGATACCGCTTCCATTATGCTTAATCTGGAAGGGCCAAGAGTGGTTAATCTGCAAAAAGTGATGAAGTTGTCTACTGCCAGAAACTTGATGATCTATGATAAGGAGTTGATTCAATGGCTGTAA
- a CDS encoding alpha-ketoacid dehydrogenase subunit beta encodes MAKMTCAEAIREALRQEMERDDRVFILGEDVGQFGGCFGVTGDLFSQYGEERVRDTPISETAIVGAAVGAAAVGMRPVAELMFNDFLTVSMDQVVNQAAKMRYMFGGKAKVPMTLRMPYGGGISAAAQHSQSLEAWMTHVPGVKVVMPSTPEDYAGLLITSIRDENPVMFFENKVLYGMEGEVAERIEPIPFGKAKIHREGDDVTVVALGGMVPQALSAAEVLAGEGISVEVLDPRTLVPLDVEAIKTSVAKTNRLVVVHEAVKRSGFGAEIAAMVADECFDDLDAPIKRVGALNVPIPFNPILEQYVVPNADRIAKVIKEIM; translated from the coding sequence ATGGCTAAAATGACATGTGCAGAAGCGATTCGAGAAGCCCTCCGTCAGGAAATGGAACGGGATGACCGTGTCTTTATTCTTGGTGAAGATGTAGGACAGTTTGGTGGGTGCTTTGGTGTCACAGGTGACCTGTTTAGTCAATATGGTGAAGAAAGAGTAAGAGACACCCCTATTTCAGAAACCGCTATTGTTGGAGCGGCGGTGGGAGCGGCAGCCGTTGGGATGAGACCGGTAGCAGAGCTGATGTTCAATGATTTTCTCACCGTATCAATGGACCAGGTTGTCAACCAAGCAGCAAAAATGCGCTATATGTTTGGTGGGAAAGCAAAAGTGCCAATGACACTGCGCATGCCCTATGGTGGTGGTATTTCAGCAGCAGCTCAGCACTCTCAATCTTTAGAAGCCTGGATGACCCATGTTCCCGGTGTTAAAGTGGTGATGCCATCAACACCGGAAGATTATGCAGGATTATTGATTACCTCCATTAGAGATGAAAATCCGGTCATGTTTTTCGAAAATAAAGTGTTGTATGGCATGGAAGGCGAAGTGGCTGAAAGGATTGAACCCATTCCTTTCGGCAAAGCAAAAATTCACCGTGAAGGTGATGATGTAACAGTAGTGGCGCTTGGCGGAATGGTTCCACAGGCACTGTCAGCAGCAGAGGTGTTGGCGGGAGAAGGCATTTCGGTGGAGGTGTTGGATCCAAGAACATTAGTGCCACTGGATGTAGAAGCTATTAAGACGTCTGTTGCAAAAACCAATCGATTAGTTGTCGTACACGAAGCTGTTAAAAGAAGTGGATTTGGTGCTGAGATTGCAGCGATGGTAGCGGATGAATGTTTTGATGATTTAGATGCACCGATTAAAAGAGTAGGAGCTCTAAATGTACCAATTCCTTTTAATCCAATTTTAGAACAATATGTTGTGCCGAACGCCGATCGGATTGCAAAAGTCATTAAAGAAATCATGTAG
- a CDS encoding thiamine pyrophosphate-dependent dehydrogenase E1 component subunit alpha has product MEMEKDLLLNMYRKMQEIRIFETRITELFAEGRIPGFVHSYLGEEAVAVGTCSNLKTTDYITSTHRGHGHLIAKGGQLNEMMAELYGKATGYCKGKGGSMHIADVDLGILGANGIVGGGFTIAAGAGLASKLQKKDDVTVCFFGDGASNQSTFHEGINLASVWDLPVVFVCENNMYGISLSQEKHQKIKDVSDRAVAYGIPGVTVDGNDVVAVYESIKEAVKRARSGEGPSLIECKTYRHRGHFEGDPTNYRPDEEVQQWKAKEPIGRFRKKLLEMEICKEEALNAIDDEVTDQVEKAIKFAEESPDPAVEEAVQDVYTDMVEEVWS; this is encoded by the coding sequence ATGGAAATGGAAAAAGATCTGTTACTAAATATGTATCGCAAAATGCAGGAAATAAGAATATTTGAGACGCGGATAACAGAACTGTTTGCAGAAGGTAGAATTCCTGGATTTGTTCATTCTTATCTGGGCGAAGAAGCCGTAGCCGTAGGAACATGCAGTAATCTGAAAACGACAGATTATATCACCAGTACTCACCGAGGTCATGGTCATTTGATAGCGAAAGGCGGCCAGTTAAACGAAATGATGGCAGAACTGTATGGAAAAGCCACCGGATATTGTAAAGGGAAAGGCGGATCGATGCATATAGCCGATGTGGATCTTGGAATTCTTGGTGCTAATGGAATTGTTGGTGGTGGCTTCACCATTGCGGCAGGTGCAGGGCTGGCATCAAAACTTCAGAAAAAAGATGATGTTACAGTTTGTTTCTTTGGAGATGGTGCATCCAATCAATCCACTTTCCATGAAGGGATTAACCTTGCTTCTGTGTGGGACTTACCAGTGGTGTTTGTATGCGAAAATAATATGTATGGAATTTCTCTCAGTCAGGAAAAACACCAGAAAATTAAAGACGTTTCAGATCGTGCAGTGGCTTATGGTATTCCTGGAGTAACGGTTGATGGCAACGATGTGGTAGCCGTATACGAATCGATTAAAGAAGCCGTTAAGAGGGCGAGAAGTGGGGAAGGACCAAGCCTAATTGAATGTAAAACCTATCGCCATCGAGGGCATTTTGAAGGAGATCCAACTAACTATCGGCCAGACGAAGAAGTACAGCAATGGAAAGCAAAAGAGCCTATTGGAAGATTCCGAAAGAAACTGTTGGAAATGGAAATCTGTAAAGAAGAAGCATTGAACGCCATCGACGACGAAGTAACGGATCAGGTAGAAAAGGCTATTAAGTTTGCGGAGGAAAGTCCGGATCCAGCCGTGGAAGAGGCAGTTCAGGATGTTTACACAGATATGGTAGAGGAGGTGTGGTCCTGA
- a CDS encoding Lin0512 family protein, with protein sequence MWKRYIIELGFGADLHGQDMTKAAKRAVEDAIRRSCLCGLEEVLGIQDFDEIRVHVTIACPNPEAIQESEVLSVLPVGQKSIQVRKGGMAVPGLYVQGFGDVDDSVVVVNACVEVSVAVD encoded by the coding sequence GTGTGGAAACGGTATATTATTGAACTGGGTTTTGGTGCGGATCTCCATGGTCAGGATATGACAAAAGCAGCCAAAAGAGCTGTAGAAGATGCTATTCGGCGAAGCTGTCTTTGTGGCTTGGAGGAAGTGCTCGGAATTCAGGATTTTGATGAAATTCGGGTTCATGTCACCATTGCTTGCCCTAATCCGGAAGCAATACAGGAATCAGAAGTTTTATCAGTACTTCCTGTAGGTCAAAAATCCATTCAAGTAAGGAAAGGAGGGATGGCTGTTCCAGGTTTATATGTCCAGGGGTTTGGTGATGTTGACGATAGTGTGGTAGTAGTCAATGCGTGTGTTGAAGTTTCCGTTGCAGTGGATTGA
- a CDS encoding sigma-54-dependent Fis family transcriptional regulator, with product MDYQSIASENDMARKAWESCLIHGVPPHELLRNDIADSWNRSMSFSVDPYNGTCKDVFCRQKLSFLLQEKKNLIDIARPIMKTLYKSVQGNSFVVVLSNEGGRILEMIGDDEVLRSATSMNFMVGADWSEASVGTNAIGTCLALDKPVQVAGAEHFCLKHHLWFCSAAPIHAYSGKMIGCLNLSCSVERDYKRDQGMVVAAVRAIENQLHKGETQEKLLEAHKHLTAVMSSISEGIMSVSQSGEITHVNAAFTRMFETHASTLIGSQIQDVLKSKHHIQEVLETGQRCLEEELQIEKDQKQIHCTYSATPILSRSGKVRGAVLVFREMKQVHHMINKIAGSQARYRFTDIIGNSIKIKKVIQKGKSVSQSPSTVLILGESGTGKEMIAQAIHNASDRRDAPFVALNCAAMPRELIQSELFGYREGAFTGASKGGRPGKFELADGGTLFLDEIGDMPLDMQVNLLRVLQENSVLRIGGEYAVPVDVRLIAATNKNLQQEVEKGEFRQDLFYRLNVVTVTIPPLRERGEDLHQLVDYFCDKIALKLGKQVHRIEEQLYQKLKSYQWPGNVRELENVLEYAINMLEGTVLTVELLPAYLEKGPHQRYWEKEGELIQSLQEIEAEAIIKSIHRHNGKITAVAKELGIARNTLYEKMKKYHINKPT from the coding sequence ATGGATTATCAATCGATAGCTTCAGAAAATGACATGGCCAGGAAAGCCTGGGAATCCTGTCTTATTCATGGAGTACCACCTCATGAGCTTCTCCGCAACGACATTGCTGATTCCTGGAATAGGAGTATGAGCTTTTCTGTAGATCCTTATAATGGTACTTGCAAAGATGTTTTTTGTCGGCAGAAGTTATCTTTTCTGCTCCAAGAGAAGAAAAACTTAATCGATATCGCCAGACCCATTATGAAAACACTTTATAAAAGTGTCCAGGGGAATAGTTTTGTGGTAGTACTCTCGAATGAAGGTGGAAGAATACTGGAAATGATTGGAGATGATGAAGTATTAAGATCAGCAACATCAATGAATTTTATGGTAGGAGCCGACTGGAGTGAAGCTTCTGTTGGAACCAATGCCATCGGTACTTGTTTAGCGCTGGATAAACCCGTGCAGGTTGCAGGTGCGGAGCATTTTTGTTTAAAACATCATCTTTGGTTTTGCTCAGCAGCTCCAATTCATGCTTACTCCGGTAAAATGATTGGCTGTTTAAACTTGTCCTGCTCTGTAGAGCGAGATTATAAAAGGGATCAAGGCATGGTGGTAGCCGCTGTAAGAGCGATTGAAAACCAGTTACATAAAGGGGAAACGCAGGAAAAATTGTTAGAAGCTCATAAACATTTGACCGCTGTCATGAGTAGTATTTCAGAAGGCATTATGTCGGTCAGTCAAAGCGGTGAGATTACACATGTTAATGCAGCGTTTACAAGAATGTTCGAAACTCACGCCAGTACACTGATAGGTTCTCAAATCCAGGATGTACTGAAAAGCAAACACCACATTCAGGAAGTGTTAGAAACAGGCCAGCGTTGTCTGGAAGAAGAATTACAAATTGAAAAAGATCAAAAACAAATTCATTGCACCTATAGTGCAACACCTATCCTAAGCAGGTCTGGGAAAGTGAGAGGGGCCGTTTTAGTATTTAGAGAGATGAAACAGGTGCATCATATGATTAATAAAATAGCTGGTTCTCAGGCACGATATCGATTTACAGATATCATCGGAAACAGCATAAAAATAAAAAAAGTGATTCAGAAAGGGAAAAGTGTTTCTCAAAGTCCTTCAACGGTTTTGATATTGGGAGAAAGTGGGACAGGAAAAGAAATGATCGCTCAGGCTATTCATAATGCCAGTGATAGGAGGGATGCACCTTTTGTTGCCTTAAACTGTGCAGCCATGCCAAGAGAGTTGATTCAAAGTGAGCTTTTTGGATATAGGGAAGGTGCTTTCACCGGTGCATCGAAAGGTGGTCGCCCTGGCAAATTTGAATTGGCTGATGGTGGAACGCTTTTTTTAGATGAAATTGGAGATATGCCATTGGACATGCAGGTGAATTTATTACGTGTGTTACAGGAAAATAGTGTTCTGCGAATTGGTGGAGAATATGCTGTTCCGGTAGATGTTCGCTTAATAGCAGCAACGAATAAAAATCTTCAGCAAGAAGTTGAGAAAGGGGAATTTCGGCAAGATTTGTTTTATCGATTGAATGTCGTTACAGTGACAATTCCACCATTAAGAGAAAGAGGCGAAGATCTTCACCAGTTGGTTGATTATTTTTGCGATAAAATAGCCTTGAAATTAGGGAAGCAGGTTCATCGTATTGAAGAGCAGCTCTACCAGAAACTGAAATCTTATCAATGGCCTGGCAATGTAAGAGAGTTAGAGAATGTCCTAGAATATGCCATTAATATGTTGGAAGGCACAGTCTTGACAGTGGAATTATTGCCAGCCTATTTAGAGAAAGGGCCACATCAAAGATACTGGGAAAAAGAAGGTGAATTGATTCAATCCTTACAGGAAATAGAAGCGGAAGCTATTATTAAATCAATTCATCGTCATAATGGCAAAATAACAGCAGTGGCAAAAGAGTTGGGAATTGCCAGGAACACTCTGTATGAAAAAATGAAAAAGTATCATATCAACAAGCCAACGTAA
- a CDS encoding PocR ligand-binding domain-containing protein encodes MRYHFVDLVDISKIQRMMDLLYDATGILTAILDLEGNILTSSGWRSICLDFHRKNHNTQKRCGISDCRINERLKDGEKYVIYYCENGLIDAATRIFVHGEHVANVYTGQFLLEEPDMVFFRQQAKHHDFDEHQYLEALKSVPIYNKETVKHMMEYLCSQAEMLGEMGYQEIETRRAAAELKHTCEELENTKEVLTAALEELRDQYDELQKKEMIARQHEELWEHAIEGTGLIIYDWNLKSNQLYFTRTFKSLLGFEATEFIGDREKYLRRIHPDDQRKVKEKTEEVLAGKKELYNNEYRIKNKEEQYIWVQVKGKIVERNQNNQPIRLVGTLMDITNYKKKEGFGGV; translated from the coding sequence GTGCGATACCATTTTGTTGACTTGGTAGACATTTCGAAAATCCAAAGAATGATGGATTTGCTCTATGATGCAACAGGTATTTTAACGGCGATCCTGGATCTGGAAGGCAACATTTTAACTTCTTCAGGCTGGCGTTCAATTTGTCTTGATTTTCATCGAAAAAATCATAACACTCAAAAACGTTGTGGTATCAGTGACTGTCGAATCAATGAACGGTTAAAAGACGGTGAGAAATATGTTATTTATTACTGCGAAAACGGCTTAATAGATGCGGCTACCAGAATTTTTGTGCATGGTGAACATGTAGCAAACGTGTATACAGGACAGTTTTTATTAGAAGAACCGGATATGGTGTTTTTTCGTCAACAAGCAAAGCATCATGACTTTGATGAGCACCAATACCTTGAGGCTTTGAAAAGTGTTCCTATCTATAACAAAGAAACAGTGAAGCATATGATGGAGTATTTATGTAGTCAAGCAGAGATGCTAGGAGAAATGGGATACCAAGAAATAGAAACGAGAAGAGCGGCAGCAGAGTTAAAACATACATGTGAAGAATTGGAAAATACAAAAGAAGTTCTGACAGCAGCCTTGGAAGAACTTCGAGATCAATACGATGAGTTGCAAAAAAAAGAAATGATAGCACGGCAGCATGAAGAATTGTGGGAACATGCGATAGAAGGTACCGGGCTAATCATTTATGATTGGAACCTTAAAAGTAATCAACTATACTTTACACGTACATTTAAGTCGTTGCTTGGATTTGAAGCAACGGAATTTATTGGTGACCGGGAAAAATATCTTCGGCGAATTCATCCAGATGATCAGAGGAAAGTGAAAGAAAAGACAGAAGAAGTTTTAGCAGGAAAAAAAGAACTATATAATAACGAATATCGAATTAAGAATAAAGAAGAGCAATACATATGGGTTCAAGTGAAAGGAAAAATAGTAGAAAGAAATCAGAATAATCAACCGATAAGGCTCGTAGGAACTCTGATGGATATAACAAATTACAAGAAAAAAGAAGGTTTTGGAGGGGTATAG
- a CDS encoding CBS domain-containing protein encodes MKVKAKDVMNAKVISVTTGTTLKEAVRIFADYKISALPVVDMEEKLVGILSETDIVEYCSTLHVVPMLDSSGWISPYENPGDIYDYKQGFELLEKTKVEKLMSRKVVTVQKDTLGTDIAKIMKKKKINHVPVLEENGKLCGIIARADLINYLASIGE; translated from the coding sequence ATGAAAGTAAAAGCAAAAGATGTTATGAATGCCAAGGTAATTAGTGTTACCACAGGAACCACCCTGAAAGAAGCGGTACGTATTTTTGCTGATTATAAAATCAGCGCACTCCCGGTAGTAGATATGGAAGAAAAATTAGTGGGCATACTTTCAGAAACTGATATTGTAGAGTATTGCAGTACGCTTCATGTAGTTCCAATGCTAGATTCTTCCGGATGGATTTCGCCCTATGAAAACCCAGGAGACATATACGACTATAAGCAGGGTTTTGAATTGCTGGAAAAAACAAAGGTAGAAAAACTAATGTCACGAAAAGTCGTAACGGTTCAAAAGGATACCCTGGGGACGGATATTGCAAAAATCATGAAAAAGAAAAAAATTAATCATGTTCCAGTATTGGAGGAAAATGGAAAGCTTTGTGGAATCATTGCAAGAGCAGATCTAATAAATTATCTTGCATCTATAGGAGAATGA
- a CDS encoding cation:proton antiporter, whose product MTIYDQTLGLSMLLLLGYFGGRLAKLVKMPMVAGYVLTGLLIGPSFLSIIPNELNTEFNLIKILGLGLIALMIGGELEIRKIRHLGKTIVGTAVIQVAGSFVVVFSTMYFLLNLSLPVSILLGAMSTATAPASPVAVIREYKAKGPFTTTLLGVVAVDDAICIVIFGVSAAIARMLLDGTFTLGIHMFAEPAIELIGSVGLGAIAGITLTLIVKKLNDKQHQIVVFVGLALLVSGIANTFHLSPLLANMTVGFFFSNLSSKPQTISVINEIDLPIFIVFFTLAGASLHMDVLAANWQVALVYIIARGIGKVGGAFVGARVSGAPTVVQKYLGFAMFSKAGVTIGLVMLVQGRFPEIAAIITAIELAAVTFCELTGPLGTRFAIFSSGEHNNALYEESTSEIKMPVNKTAAQQPQS is encoded by the coding sequence ATGACTATTTATGATCAAACGCTAGGACTTTCAATGTTGCTGCTCTTAGGATATTTTGGTGGCCGCCTGGCCAAGTTAGTTAAAATGCCAATGGTAGCTGGATATGTGCTTACGGGACTGCTTATAGGGCCTTCTTTTTTAAGCATTATTCCAAACGAATTAAATACGGAGTTTAACCTTATAAAAATACTGGGACTAGGCCTTATTGCCTTAATGATTGGTGGGGAGCTGGAGATTAGGAAGATTAGACATCTTGGAAAAACTATCGTTGGAACGGCAGTCATTCAAGTGGCAGGTTCCTTTGTAGTAGTGTTCTCAACCATGTATTTTTTACTAAATTTATCTTTACCTGTTTCTATTTTATTGGGTGCTATGTCAACGGCTACGGCGCCTGCTTCACCTGTAGCTGTAATAAGGGAATACAAAGCTAAAGGGCCATTTACGACTACATTGCTTGGTGTCGTGGCGGTTGATGATGCAATTTGCATTGTTATTTTTGGGGTTTCTGCTGCGATAGCAAGAATGTTGTTAGATGGAACCTTTACATTAGGTATCCATATGTTTGCTGAACCAGCCATTGAATTGATAGGATCTGTTGGACTGGGAGCAATTGCTGGGATTACTTTGACGCTGATCGTAAAGAAACTGAATGACAAACAGCACCAGATTGTTGTTTTTGTAGGATTAGCGCTACTGGTAAGTGGTATTGCGAATACCTTTCATTTGTCCCCGCTTTTAGCCAATATGACGGTAGGTTTTTTCTTTAGCAATCTTTCTAGCAAACCACAGACTATATCTGTTATTAATGAGATAGATCTACCCATTTTCATTGTGTTCTTTACCCTTGCAGGTGCAAGTCTGCATATGGACGTGCTAGCTGCAAACTGGCAGGTAGCTTTAGTATATATTATTGCAAGAGGCATTGGTAAAGTAGGTGGTGCCTTTGTAGGAGCAAGAGTTTCGGGTGCACCAACAGTTGTTCAGAAATATTTGGGCTTTGCGATGTTTTCAAAAGCGGGTGTCACCATTGGTCTGGTCATGTTGGTCCAGGGTCGATTTCCTGAAATTGCGGCCATTATTACAGCTATCGAGTTGGCAGCGGTTACCTTTTGTGAGTTAACAGGTCCTTTGGGCACACGATTTGCGATATTCTCCTCTGGTGAACATAACAATGCTTTGTATGAAGAATCAACTTCTGAGATTAAAATGCCTGTGAATAAAACGGCTGCTCAACAGCCTCAATCATAG